The window TACCGCCGCGCTGGTGGCTGCCGTGCGGGTCGGCGTATCTCGCGCCATCGTCCAAAGCATTGTAGGCACTGACTCCGAGCTGCCTGTGATCACCCTGGAACCAAGGTTGGAACAAATATTGCTCAATAGTCTGCAGAAGGCAGGACAAGGCTCGGAAGAGGGCGTTCTGCTGGAGCCAAGCATGGCCGAGAAGCTGCAACGGTCGCTCATCGAAGCGGCGCAGCGTCAGGAAATGCAAGGTCAGCCGGTGATCCTGTTGGTAGCAGGCCCGATCCGCGCGATGCTTTCGCGTTTCGGCCGCCTCGCGGTCCCAGGGCTACACGTGCTGGCCTACCAGGAAATACCGGACAACAAGCAAGTGACCATCGTTGCGACAGTAGGGCCCAACGGCTGAGGTAGTGGTTTATGCAAGTTAAGCGTTTCTTTGCCGCCGATATGCGTCAGGCCATGAAGCTGGTTCGTGATGAGCTGGGCGCTGATGCCGCCATCATTGGCAATCGCCGCATTGCCGGCGGTGTCGAGTTGACGGCGGCACTGGATTACAAATTGTCGGCGCTGGCGCCTCGGGTTCCGAACATGGAACTCGAAGACGAGCTGCGCAAGACCCAGTCGCGCATCGTCACCGCCCAGGCCGAACTGAGCCTGCGTGGCGAAGCCGATGGCAATAGCAATCGCCAGATTTTCGCCGGGCTGCCGTTGACCGCTGGCCTGCCGCTGACTGCCGCTGAGCCGCTGAGCGAGCCGACTTACGCCGCCCCGGCGCGTCCGGCCCCGGCGCCTGCGCAGTCCTCCGGCGGCGTGGATCCGCGTGCGCTGGATTCGATGCGTTTTGAATTGAACAGCCTGCGCGAGCTGATGGAAGTCCAGCTCGGCACGCTCGCCTGGAATCAGCTGCAAGGCAGCCGTCCGGCGCAAGCCAACCTGTATCGCCGTCTGCAGCGGATCGGCCTGTCCGGCCCGCTGTCGCGCGACCTGCTGGCGATGATCACCGATATTGAAGAACCTCGTCAGGCTTGGCGCATGTTGCTCGCGCACCTGGCGCGGATGATTGCCGTACCGGAAGTCGAGCCGCTGGAAGAGGGCGGTGTGATTGCCATGGTCGGCCCCGCCGGCATGGGCAAGACCACCACGCTGGCCAAACTGGCGGCCCGTTATGTGCTCAAGTACGGCGCGCAGAATGTGGCGCTGGTGAGCATGGACAGTTTCCGTATCGGCGCTCAGGAACAACTGAAGACCCTCGGTCGCATCCTCAATGTGCCGGTGACCCACGTCGATCCGGGCCAGTCGCTGGTGCAGGCGCTGGATCCACTGCTACGCAAACGCGTGGTGCTGATCGATACCGCCGGCCTGCAAGCCAGCGACCCAGCCCTGCGCATGCAGCTCGAAAGCCTGGCCGGGCGTGGCATCCGTGCAAAAAATTATCTCGTGCTGGCAACCACCAGCCAGAAACAGGTTCTAACCGCCGCTTATCACAGTTACAAGCGTTGCGGGCTCGCCGGCTGCATCCTGACTAAACTGGATGAAACGGCCAGCCTTGGCGAAGTGTTGAGCCTGGCGATCAGTCATGAATTGCCGGTCGCGTACCTGACCGATGGCCCACGGATTCCGGATGATCTGCATCTGCCGCGGCGTCATCAACTGGTCAGCCGCGCCGTCAGCGTGCAAATGCAGGAAGAACCCAGCGAAGAAGCCATGGCCGACATGTTCGCTGATATCTATCACAGCCCGACCAAGCAGGTTGGCTGAGGTAATCATGAACAGTTTTTGTACCTACATCGATGGTCTGCCATGCATTGTTCCGGTTGTGAACGCGCAGCCAGTAATGTGGCCTCCGTCTATGCAAGACAAGGTAAAGAAATAACATGGGCAGCATGCATCCCGTACAGGTGATCGCGGTGACCGGCGGCAAAGGTGGCGTCGGCAAGACTAACGTGTCAGTGAACTTGTCTCTGGCGCTGGCAGAGCTTGGCCGTCGGGTCATGCTGCTGGACGCCGATCTGGGGCTGGCGAACGTCGACGTTCTGCTGGGCCTGACGCCCAAACGTACCCTGGCCGACGTGATCGAAGGCCGCTGCGAATTGCGCGACGTGCTGTTGCAGGGTCCCGGCGGGATCCGCATCGTGCCGGCCGCGTCCGGCACCCAAAGCATGGTTCACCTGAGCCCGGCGCAACATGCCGGTCTGATTCAGGCCTTCAGTGACATCGGCGACAATCTCGATGTACTGGTGATCGACACCGCTGCGGGTATTGGTGACTCGGTAGTCAGTTTTGTTCGCGCAGCCCAGGAAGTGTTGCTGGTGGTTTGCGACGAGCCGACCTCGATCACTGATGCCTACGCACTGATCAAACTGCTCAACCGCGATTACGGCATGAACCGCTTCCGCGTCCTCGCCAACATGGCGCAGAGCCCGCAAGAAGGTCGCAACCTGTTCGCCAAGTTGACCAAGGTCACGGATCGCTTCCTTGATGTGGCCCTACAATACGTCGGCGCCGTGCCCTACGACGAAAGCGTGCGCAAGGCAGTGCAGAAGCAGCGAGCGGTCTATGAAGCTTTCCCGCGTTCCAAGTGCGCGCTGGCGTTCAAGGCGATCGCGCAGAAGGTCGATACCTGGCCACTGCCTGCCAACCCGCGCGGCCACCTTGAGTTTTTCGTCGAGCGCCTCGTGCAGCAAACGGCAGGGCCTGTGTTATGACCGCCAGCGGTATGAACTACTACAAGAAGTCGGCACGTGACGCGCAGTACGAGTTGATCGAGCGTTACGCGCCACTGGTCAAACGCATCGCCTACCACCTGCTGGCGCGATTGCCGGCGAGTGTGCAGGTCGAGGATCTGATTCAGGCCGGGATGATTGGCCTGCTCGAAGTCTCGACCAAATACGACGCCAGTAAAGGCGCCAGTTTCGAAACGTACGCGGGCATTCGAATCCGCGGCGCGATGCTCGACGAAGTGCGCAAAGGGGACTGGGCGCCACGCTCGGTTCACCGCAACACCCGTATGGTCAGCGACGCAATTCGGGCAATTGAAGCTAAAACCGGCCGTGATGCTAAAGATCACGAGGTTGCGGCCGAACTCCAATTGAGTCTCGACGATTACTACGGGATTTTGAATGACACCCTGGGCAGTCGCTTGTTCAGTTTCGACGACCTCTTGCAGGACGGCGAACACGAAGGGCTGCACGAGGATGGCGCCAGTGCTCATCTTGAGCCGTCACGCGATCTGGAAGATGAACGCTTCCAGGCGGCGCTGGCGGACGCGATTGCCAATTTGCCGGAGCGTGAGCGACTGGTGTTGGCGCTGTACTACGACGAAGAGCTGAACCTCAAGGAGATCGGTGAAGTCCTTGGCGTCAGTGAATCGCGGGTCAGCCAGTTACACAGCCAGTGCGCGGCCCGTTTGCGGGGGCGTTTGGGGGAGTGGCGAGCGCGCTGAAGGCAGTGTGGGGACACTGCGAACGAGGCTGGTGCAGTGATGAACGGCACCGGTCTTGCTCTGTTGTGCTCCAGACAGTCTTCGAGTGCTGCGCCGATTGATTGAAGTGGCGCGCCCAGGTGCTGGGCGCGTTTAAGACTGCTTGGAGGTCGAATTGAACAAAGACATGAAAATCCTCATCGT of the Pseudomonas sp. Seg1 genome contains:
- the flhF gene encoding flagellar biosynthesis protein FlhF, which translates into the protein MQVKRFFAADMRQAMKLVRDELGADAAIIGNRRIAGGVELTAALDYKLSALAPRVPNMELEDELRKTQSRIVTAQAELSLRGEADGNSNRQIFAGLPLTAGLPLTAAEPLSEPTYAAPARPAPAPAQSSGGVDPRALDSMRFELNSLRELMEVQLGTLAWNQLQGSRPAQANLYRRLQRIGLSGPLSRDLLAMITDIEEPRQAWRMLLAHLARMIAVPEVEPLEEGGVIAMVGPAGMGKTTTLAKLAARYVLKYGAQNVALVSMDSFRIGAQEQLKTLGRILNVPVTHVDPGQSLVQALDPLLRKRVVLIDTAGLQASDPALRMQLESLAGRGIRAKNYLVLATTSQKQVLTAAYHSYKRCGLAGCILTKLDETASLGEVLSLAISHELPVAYLTDGPRIPDDLHLPRRHQLVSRAVSVQMQEEPSEEAMADMFADIYHSPTKQVG
- the fliA gene encoding RNA polymerase sigma factor FliA; this encodes MTASGMNYYKKSARDAQYELIERYAPLVKRIAYHLLARLPASVQVEDLIQAGMIGLLEVSTKYDASKGASFETYAGIRIRGAMLDEVRKGDWAPRSVHRNTRMVSDAIRAIEAKTGRDAKDHEVAAELQLSLDDYYGILNDTLGSRLFSFDDLLQDGEHEGLHEDGASAHLEPSRDLEDERFQAALADAIANLPERERLVLALYYDEELNLKEIGEVLGVSESRVSQLHSQCAARLRGRLGEWRAR
- the fleN gene encoding flagellar synthesis regulator FleN, giving the protein MGSMHPVQVIAVTGGKGGVGKTNVSVNLSLALAELGRRVMLLDADLGLANVDVLLGLTPKRTLADVIEGRCELRDVLLQGPGGIRIVPAASGTQSMVHLSPAQHAGLIQAFSDIGDNLDVLVIDTAAGIGDSVVSFVRAAQEVLLVVCDEPTSITDAYALIKLLNRDYGMNRFRVLANMAQSPQEGRNLFAKLTKVTDRFLDVALQYVGAVPYDESVRKAVQKQRAVYEAFPRSKCALAFKAIAQKVDTWPLPANPRGHLEFFVERLVQQTAGPVL